A window of the Henckelia pumila isolate YLH828 chromosome 3, ASM3356847v2, whole genome shotgun sequence genome harbors these coding sequences:
- the LOC140890081 gene encoding uncharacterized protein, with translation MVSEVKEEPELKLEDLSIVREFSDVFPKELPGMVPDREIEFEIQLEPGAALISKASYRMAPAELKELKEQLQELLDKKKIRPSASLWGAPVLFVKKKDGSMRMLKIHGVTEDTIKLRLFPFSLSYQWPSEISAIRKPAGIHELAALTKGNQSSNETTLLATTNVLNPPPEFNTQNGEGKASLEDLVSNFIAESSTRFKRNENRLDSMETHLTNVSASMKNLETQIGQLANALNNQQRCVFPSNTEVNPREQCKAITLRSGKELGVDDPKEVDDEEVEEIVVESEKSVSKNSSNSAVVPEKPPVPEAVLLYPLRFKKKAYGGGCNMPLILGRPYLATAEAKIDVKKGKANKVADALSRKDMSKKILSSLTAQPHLRETIKLSQELDPSLAKFKEQIKEGKLLDFQVDDKGVLWMKGRIWVPDVNDLRNEVMSEAHKSKFSVKAEHQRPGGLLQPLKIPEWKWEHISMDFVVGLPESKQRHDGIWIVDRLTKSAHFQPVCMKYSLEKLAMLYMDNIVQLHGVPVSILSDRDPRFVSRIWKSFQQAMGIKVTLSTTYHPQTDGQTERTIQTLKDMLRAYALDFSSNWSEHLPLIEFAYNNSYHSSIGMAPYEALYGRKCRSPLYWDEFGEKAVIGPEIIQETVGKVAIIKEKLKAAQDRQKSWADLKRRPLEFEVGEKAYVKFSPMKGVVRFCRAGKLNPRYMGPFEILDKVGTLAYQLALPPAMSRVHNVFHVSQLRKYVPNPNHILEAEPLVTDGNLNEELKYEEVPIRIVDTMDQVLRRRTIPYVKVQWSNHTEREATWELKEMMQEKYPFLFEEQDDSSFEDETSHKEGGM, from the exons ATGGTGAGCGAGGTAAAAGAAGAACCAGAGCTCAAACTAGAAGACCTTTCGATTGTACGAGAGTTTTCGGATGTCTTTCCGAAGGAACTACCCGGAATGGTTCCAGACCGAGAGATTGAATTTGAGATTCAGCTAGAACCTGGTGCTGCTCTGATTTCGAAAGCTTCCTACCGAATGGCACCAGCGGAACTCAAGGAATTGAAAGAGCAACTGCAAGAGTTGCTGGACAAGAAGAAAATTAGACCGAGTGCATCCCTGTGGGGAGCCCCAGTCTTAtttgtaaagaaaaaggatggaaGCATGAGAATGT tgaagattcatggtgttactgaaGACACCATCAAACTACGATTGTTCCCGTTTTCTCTTAG ttatcagtggccgagtgagaTATCTGCAATAAGGAAgcctgctggaattcatgag ttggctgcactgaccaAAGGGAATCAAAGTTCTAATGAGACAACATTGCTGGCGACTACC aatgtgttgaatcctccaccgGAGTTCAATACTCAAAATGGTGAAGGTAAGGCATCGTTGGAAGATTTGGTGAGTAATTTTATTGCAGAATCATCCACAAGATTTAAGAGGAATGAAAATAGGCTTGATAGTATGGAGACACACTTGACCAATGTGAGCGCttctatgaaaaatcttgaaacacaaattGGTCAACTGGCGAATGCATTGAATAATCAACAGAGATGTGTGTTTCCTAGTAATACTGAGGTTAATCCAAGGGAGCAGTGCAAGGCTATCAcccttagaagtggtaaagaacTTGGGGTTGATGACCCAAAGGAAGTAGATGATGAAGAGGTTGAAGAGATTGTGGTGGAGTCTGAAAAATCTGTTAGCAAAAATTCCAGCAATTCTGCAGTTGTGCCTGAGAAACCGCCTGTACCAGAAGCTGTTTTGCTATATCCTCtgcggttcaagaagaaagc atatggaggaggatgcaataTGCCATTGATTTTGGGGAGACCGTActtggctactgctgaagcCAAGATTGATGTGAAGAAAG gtaaggccAATAAAGtggctgatgccttgagtcgaaaAGACATGAGCAAGAAGATTCTATCTTCATTAACGGCTCAACCGCATCTCCGAGAAACAATCAAATTGAGTCAAGAGCTAGATCCGTCGTTGGCTAAATTCAAGGAACAAATCAAGGAGGGCAAATTACTAGACTTTCAAGTGGATGATAAAGGAGTCCTATGGATGAAAGGACGTATATGGGTACCGGACGTCAATGATCTTCGGAATGAAGTCATGTCTGAAGCACACAAGTCAAAGTTCTCA GTTAAAGCAGAACATCAGCGACCTGGAGGGCTACTCCAACCATTAAaaattccggaatggaaatgggagcacatttccatggattttgtagtGGGACTCCCTGAATCAAAGCAGAGGCATGATGGTATTTGGATCGTAGATAGACTCACAAAATCTGCACATTTCCAACCAGTATGCATGAAGTATAGTTTGGAAAAATTAGCTATGCTATATATGGATAATATAGTACAGCTACATGGGGTTCCAGTCAGCATCTTGtctgacagagatccgaggtttgtATCGCGCATTTGGAAGAGCTTTCAGCAAGCTATGGGGATTAAAGTCACACTCAGTACGACTTATCACCCTCAAACTGATGGCCAAACTGAGAGGACAATCCAAACTCTTAAAGATATGTTGCGTGCATATGCCCTGGATTTCAGCAGCAATTGGAGCGAACATTTACCTTTAATTGAAtttgcttacaacaacagctatcatagcAGCATCGGGATGGCTCCGTatgaagcattgtatgggagaaaATGTCGTTCTCCTCTGTATTGGGATGAATTCGGAGAAAAGGCTGTTATCGGACCCGAAATTATTCAGGAGACAGTGGGAAAGGTTGCAATAATCAAGGAGAAACTTAAAGCTGCACAAGATCGCCAGAAAAGTTGGGCGGACTTGAAAAGAAGACCTTTGGAATTTGAAGTTGGCGAAAAAGCTTATGTCAAATTTTCACCTATGAAAGGAgtcgtgagattttgcagagcTGGAAAATTGAACCCGAGATATATGGGACCATTTGAGATTCTCGACAAAGTAGGAACATTGGCATATCAACTAGCCTTACCACCTGCTATGTCGAGGGTTCACAATGTGTTCCATGTGTCGCAGCTAAGAAAGTATGTTCCTAACCCAAATCATATTTTGGAAGCTGAGCCACTAGTAACTGATGGTAATCTGAATGAAGAGCTGAAATATGAGGAAGTCCCTATTCGAATAGTGGATACCATGGACCAAGTCCTTAGACGAAGGACTATCCCTTACGTCAAAGTACAATGGTCAAATCACACTGAAagagaagctacttgggagttaaaAGAAATGATGCAGGAGAAGTATCCCTTTTTATTTGAAGAACAAGATGACTCAAGTTTTGAGGATGAAACTTCTCATAAGGAGGGAGGGATGTGA
- the LOC140890082 gene encoding uncharacterized protein codes for MLAAGPVTWQQFSTAFLKQYFPAEVRIQKLREFENLIQTSDMTVVEYTSKFNELGSYAPTIMGDDELKLHRFKMGLNNRIPALAVFQPANFSDLMGAAIRAESDIKRREDDFKNKRPLSGQSSAIGPTPKRPNQSGGSLALDCGKLGHRISYCPNPVKPRTGPNGSATQTQPKDTKLNAHVFAITQEEADDANEVVAGTILINTKPAYALFDCGATHSFISKRFTKKIGLISEKLTEPLRVATPTNKIIETLKIHRKCKMCVCEQIFDADLTELNMVEFDVILGMDWLSRNLAVVSCRDNNVKLRTPNHEEITF; via the exons ATGTTAGCTGCGGGACCAGTCACATGGCAGCAATTCAGTACTGCGTTTTTGAAGCAGTACTTCCCAGCTGAGGTTCGTATACAGAAGTTGAGAGAATTTGAAAATCTCATACAAACTTCAGATATGACAGTGGTGGAGTACACTTCTAAGTTCAATGAGCTCGGGTCTTATGCCCCTACCATTATGGGAGATGATGAACTGAAGCTGCACCGTTTCAAAATGGGGTTGAACAACCGAATCCCGGCATTAGCAGTTTTTCAACCTGCCAACTTTTCAGACTTGATGGGAGCAGCTATCCGAGCTGAATCGGATATCAAACGTCGGGAAGACGACTTCAAGAACAAACGACCTCTGTCTGGTCAATCTTCTGCTATCGGGCCAACACCCAAGCGCCCGAACCAATCTGGTGGATC ACTGGCGCTTGACTGTGGCAAATTGGGACACCGAATATCTTATTGTCCTAATCCTGTGAAGCCAAGGACCGGGCCGAATGGTAGTGCTACACAGACCCAACCAAAAGATACGAAGCTCAACGCCCATGTGTTTGCTATCACACAAGAAGAGGCAGATGATGCGAATGAAGTCGTGGCAGGTACCATTTTAATCAATACTAAGCCTGCATATGCTTTATTTGATTGTGGTGCCACTCATTCGTTTATATCTAAGAGATTCACTAAAAAGATAGGGCTTATCTCTGAGAAACTAACTGAACCACTGAGAGTAGCAACCCCTACTAACAAGATAATTGAGACACTAAAGATACATAGAAAATGTAAGATGTGTGTCTGTGAACAAATCTTTGATGCTGATTTGACTGAACTCAACATGGTAGAATTTGATGTCATccttgggatggattggttgtctAGAAACCTTGCAGTGGTTAGCTGTCGGGATAATAATGTTAAACTTCGTACCCCAAACCATGAAGAAATTACATTCTAA